The following coding sequences are from one Pseudonocardia sp. HH130630-07 window:
- a CDS encoding TetR/AcrR family transcriptional regulator has translation MPGRKRLTRHDWAAAALAAVAADGLAGIAVEPIAARLGTTKGSFYWHFRNRESLVEAALELWEQRNTTAVIATTDADDPRAALRSLMLAVFVSTTSRADPDAGRGHAVEVALQAGAHDPLVRAALDRVSHRRVDHLTSLFDRLGFAPADARHRALLAFTAYLGQVRLATATPGLVPRGADLDGYLDRLLAALTGP, from the coding sequence ATGCCCGGGCGGAAGCGGTTGACCCGTCACGACTGGGCCGCCGCCGCGCTGGCCGCCGTGGCCGCCGACGGGCTGGCCGGGATCGCGGTGGAACCGATCGCAGCCCGCCTCGGCACGACGAAGGGCAGCTTCTACTGGCACTTCCGCAACCGGGAGTCGCTGGTCGAGGCGGCGCTGGAGCTGTGGGAGCAGCGCAACACCACCGCCGTCATCGCGACGACCGACGCGGACGACCCGCGCGCGGCGCTGCGGTCGTTGATGCTGGCCGTCTTCGTCTCGACGACGTCGCGGGCCGATCCGGACGCCGGGCGGGGGCACGCGGTCGAGGTCGCCCTGCAGGCGGGCGCCCACGATCCGCTCGTGCGGGCCGCGCTGGACCGGGTGAGCCACCGGCGGGTGGACCACCTGACGTCGCTGTTCGACCGGCTCGGCTTCGCCCCGGCGGACGCCCGGCACCGCGCGCTGCTCGCGTTCACCGCCTACCTCGGCCAGGTCCGGCTCGCCACCGCGACCCCCGGTCTGGTCCCGCGGGGTGCCGACCTCGACGGCTACCTCGATCGGCTGCTCGCCGCGCTCACCGGGCCGTAG
- a CDS encoding acetyl-CoA C-acetyltransferase, with product MSEIPEAYIYDAIRTPRGRGKASGSLHEVKPISLVVGLIDALRERHPELDPAVIDDLVLGVVSPIGDQGGDIAKTAAIAAGLPDTVAGVQLNRFCASGLEAVNTAALKVRSGMEEMVVAGGVEVMSRVPMGSDGGAWAMDPDTAYETGFVPQGIGADLIATLEGFSRTDVDTFAVESQTRAAKAWANGYFARSVVPVTDRNGLTVLDRDEHVRAGATLESLGGLKPSFEMMGRDGGFDAVALQQYHWVEKIDHVHHAGNSSGIVDGAALTLIGTEAAGSANGLTPRARIVSTALSGADPTIMLTGPAPASRKALAKAGLTVDDIDLFEINEAFAAVALRYMRDMGISHEQTNVNGGAIAMGHPLGATGAMILGTLVDELERRDLRRGLATLCVGGGMGIATIVERV from the coding sequence ATGAGCGAGATCCCCGAGGCCTACATCTACGACGCGATCCGCACACCGCGCGGCCGGGGCAAGGCCTCCGGCTCGCTGCACGAGGTCAAGCCGATCTCGCTGGTGGTCGGCCTGATCGACGCGCTGCGCGAGCGCCACCCCGAGCTGGACCCGGCGGTGATCGACGACCTGGTGCTCGGCGTCGTCTCGCCGATCGGCGACCAGGGCGGTGACATCGCCAAGACCGCGGCCATCGCGGCCGGGCTGCCGGACACCGTGGCCGGTGTGCAGCTCAACCGGTTCTGCGCGTCCGGCCTGGAGGCCGTGAACACCGCGGCGCTGAAGGTCCGCTCCGGGATGGAGGAGATGGTCGTCGCCGGTGGCGTCGAGGTGATGAGCCGGGTGCCGATGGGCTCCGACGGCGGCGCCTGGGCGATGGACCCGGACACCGCGTACGAGACGGGCTTCGTCCCGCAGGGCATCGGCGCCGACCTGATCGCGACCCTGGAGGGCTTCTCCCGCACCGACGTCGACACCTTCGCCGTCGAGTCGCAGACCCGCGCCGCCAAGGCCTGGGCCAACGGGTACTTCGCGCGCTCGGTGGTCCCGGTGACCGACCGCAACGGGCTCACCGTCCTCGACCGCGACGAGCACGTCCGCGCCGGGGCGACGCTGGAGAGCCTGGGCGGGCTGAAGCCGTCGTTCGAGATGATGGGCCGCGACGGCGGGTTCGACGCCGTCGCCCTGCAGCAGTACCACTGGGTCGAGAAGATCGACCACGTGCACCACGCCGGGAACTCCTCGGGCATCGTCGACGGCGCCGCGCTCACCCTGATCGGCACCGAGGCCGCCGGGTCGGCGAACGGCCTGACCCCGCGGGCCCGGATCGTCTCCACCGCGCTGTCCGGCGCCGACCCGACGATCATGTTGACCGGACCGGCCCCGGCGTCGCGCAAGGCGCTCGCCAAGGCGGGCCTGACCGTCGACGACATCGACCTCTTCGAGATCAACGAGGCGTTCGCCGCGGTGGCCCTGCGCTACATGCGCGACATGGGCATCTCGCACGAGCAGACGAACGTCAACGGCGGTGCCATCGCGATGGGCCACCCGCTCGGCGCCACCGGCGCGATGATCCTGGGAACGCTGGTCGACGAGCTGGAGCGCCGGGACCTGCGCCGCGGGCTGGCCACGCTGTGCGTGGGCGGCGGCATGGGCATCGCCACCATCGTCGAGCGAGTCTGA
- a CDS encoding acyl-CoA thioesterase, which yields METFEFPVRVRYHEVDAQGVVFNAWYLAWFDEAMTEFLEARGLTYRTMLDAGYDVQLVHTEIDWRAGVGWGEDVAVAVSTARLGRTSFALDFQVRSTDAAGNPSVTCDCRTVYVVIAVDGSGKQEVPQLIRDALGEPRPLQPLP from the coding sequence ATGGAGACCTTCGAGTTCCCGGTACGGGTGCGCTACCACGAGGTGGACGCGCAGGGCGTGGTCTTCAACGCCTGGTACCTCGCCTGGTTCGACGAGGCGATGACCGAGTTCCTGGAGGCCCGCGGCCTCACCTACCGGACGATGCTCGACGCCGGTTACGACGTCCAGCTCGTGCACACCGAGATCGACTGGCGGGCCGGGGTGGGCTGGGGCGAGGACGTCGCCGTCGCCGTGTCCACCGCACGGCTCGGGCGCACGAGCTTCGCCCTGGACTTCCAGGTCCGCAGCACCGACGCCGCCGGGAACCCGAGCGTCACCTGCGACTGCCGCACCGTCTACGTCGTGATCGCGGTCGACGGCTCCGGCAAGCAGGAGGTCCCGCAGCTGATCCGGGACGCGCTGGGCGAGCCCCGGCCGCTGCAGCCGCTGCCGTAG
- a CDS encoding 3-hydroxyacyl-CoA dehydrogenase NAD-binding domain-containing protein produces the protein MTEHKAVRWETDADGIAIVTLDDPGRSANTMNDRYKAAMRQVVDELVAAKDDIAGVVVTSAKKTFFAGGDLQQLSAAGPDDAAQVFENVTEVKAQLRALETLGKPVAAAMAGTALGGGLEIGLACHHRVGIDAKGVVYGLPEVSLGLLPGGGGVTRITRMLGIANGFMNVLAQGQRHKPAKALELGLVDELASTPEEVLALARAWVLAHPEHPGQPWDQPKYKIPGGTPSSPSLASILPAFPANLRKQIKGAPMPAPRNILAAAVEGSQVDVETALRIEGRYFAELVTGQVSKNMTKAFFFDLNAINGGKSRPDGPEKWQPTKVAVLGAGMMGAGIAYVCSLAGWEVVLKDVSREAADKGKAYSQGLVEKGVKRGKTTQEKGDALLGRITPTDDYADLAGCDVVIEAVFESVELKQEVFREAAKHIAPDALLCSNTSTLPITELGKGVDRPDDFIGLHFFSPVDKMPLVEIIKGERTNDEALAKAFDLTLGIKKTPIVVNDSRGFFTSRVIGTFINEGVAMIAEGIDPQTIEQASSQAGYPAPVLQLMDELTLTLPRKIREETRKGVEAAGGTWTPHPSDAVIDRMVDEFDRKGKSSGAGFYSYVDGKRDGLWPGLREQFGATNHDVDLAELSERMLFIESIETVRCVDEGVLTTVADANIGSIFGIGFPAWTGGVLQYIEGYPGGPAGFVARADELKATYGERFDVPASLRERAAKGETATAAA, from the coding sequence GTGACTGAGCACAAGGCCGTCCGCTGGGAGACCGACGCCGACGGCATCGCGATCGTCACCCTCGACGATCCCGGCCGCAGCGCCAACACGATGAACGACCGCTACAAGGCGGCCATGCGCCAGGTCGTCGACGAGCTGGTGGCCGCGAAGGACGACATCGCCGGTGTCGTCGTCACCTCCGCCAAGAAGACCTTCTTCGCCGGGGGCGACCTGCAGCAGCTCTCCGCCGCCGGTCCGGACGACGCCGCGCAGGTGTTCGAGAACGTGACCGAGGTGAAGGCCCAGCTGCGCGCGCTGGAGACCCTCGGCAAGCCGGTCGCCGCGGCGATGGCGGGCACCGCCCTCGGCGGCGGCCTGGAGATCGGGCTGGCGTGTCACCACCGGGTCGGGATCGACGCCAAGGGCGTGGTCTACGGCCTGCCCGAGGTGTCGCTGGGCCTGCTGCCCGGTGGCGGCGGCGTCACCCGGATCACCCGGATGCTGGGCATCGCGAACGGCTTCATGAACGTCCTCGCGCAGGGTCAGCGGCACAAGCCGGCCAAGGCGCTGGAGCTGGGCCTGGTCGACGAGCTGGCCTCGACCCCGGAGGAGGTACTGGCCCTGGCCCGGGCCTGGGTGCTGGCCCACCCGGAGCACCCCGGCCAGCCCTGGGATCAGCCGAAGTACAAGATCCCCGGCGGGACGCCGTCGAGCCCGTCGCTGGCGTCGATCCTGCCCGCGTTCCCGGCGAACCTGCGCAAGCAGATCAAGGGCGCACCGATGCCGGCCCCGCGCAACATCCTCGCCGCGGCCGTCGAGGGCTCCCAGGTCGATGTCGAGACCGCGCTGCGGATCGAGGGCCGGTACTTCGCCGAGCTGGTCACCGGCCAGGTCTCGAAGAACATGACCAAGGCGTTCTTCTTCGACCTGAACGCGATCAACGGCGGCAAGTCCCGCCCGGACGGCCCCGAGAAGTGGCAGCCCACCAAGGTCGCGGTGCTCGGCGCCGGGATGATGGGCGCCGGCATCGCCTACGTCTGCTCGCTGGCCGGCTGGGAGGTCGTCCTCAAGGACGTCTCGCGCGAGGCGGCCGACAAGGGCAAGGCGTACTCCCAGGGCCTGGTCGAGAAGGGCGTCAAGCGCGGGAAGACCACGCAGGAGAAGGGCGACGCGCTGCTCGGCCGGATCACCCCGACCGACGACTACGCCGATCTCGCCGGCTGCGACGTCGTCATCGAGGCGGTGTTCGAGTCGGTCGAGCTCAAGCAGGAGGTCTTCCGCGAGGCGGCCAAGCACATCGCCCCGGACGCGCTGCTCTGCTCGAACACCTCGACGCTGCCGATCACCGAGCTCGGGAAGGGCGTCGACCGCCCGGACGACTTCATCGGCCTGCACTTCTTCTCGCCGGTCGACAAGATGCCGCTGGTCGAGATCATCAAGGGTGAACGGACGAACGACGAGGCACTCGCCAAGGCGTTCGACCTGACTCTGGGCATCAAGAAGACGCCGATCGTCGTCAACGACTCCCGCGGGTTCTTCACCAGCCGGGTGATCGGCACCTTCATCAACGAGGGTGTCGCGATGATCGCCGAGGGCATCGACCCGCAGACGATCGAGCAGGCGTCGTCGCAGGCCGGGTACCCGGCCCCGGTGCTGCAGCTGATGGACGAGCTGACCCTGACCCTGCCGCGCAAGATCCGGGAGGAGACCCGCAAGGGCGTCGAGGCCGCCGGTGGCACCTGGACCCCGCACCCGTCGGACGCGGTGATCGACCGGATGGTCGACGAGTTCGACCGCAAGGGGAAGAGCTCGGGCGCCGGGTTCTACTCCTACGTCGACGGGAAGCGGGACGGCCTGTGGCCGGGCCTGCGCGAGCAGTTCGGCGCGACGAACCACGACGTGGACCTGGCCGAGCTGTCCGAGCGCATGCTGTTCATCGAGTCCATCGAGACGGTGCGCTGCGTCGACGAGGGCGTGCTCACCACCGTGGCCGACGCCAACATCGGCTCGATCTTCGGTATCGGCTTCCCGGCCTGGACCGGCGGCGTCCTGCAGTACATCGAGGGCTACCCCGGCGGACCGGCCGGGTTCGTCGCCCGCGCCGACGAGCTGAAGGCGACCTACGGGGAGCGGTTCGACGTGCCCGCCTCGCTGCGCGAGCGCGCCGCGAAGGGGGAGACGGCGACCGCAGCCGCCTGA
- a CDS encoding fumarylacetoacetate hydrolase family protein has translation MTTAPQPTSVPPPGLALGAVGGAGRPGSSRIACPLPDGGLLDVGSLATAQRGPFPDLLTAPNLDRLLDAGAPVWREVVDWLRSWRDDHEKAVAHRLPAEGLVPVLPFTVADYVDFYACEQHARNAGLIFRPDAEPLTPNWGHMPVGYHGRAGTVRVSGSPVTRPAGQRAAGDFGPTRALDVEAELGFVLGGPVPGPVPVDDAGDHVFGVVLLNDWSARDVQGFESRPLGPHLGKSFATSISAWVTPIGELDAARVPLPEHRDPALPHLTPREPARGLDVALSVYLNGHRIADPPAADLYWSAEQMVAHLTSNGASLRAGDLLGSGTVSGPDRDGFGSLLELSWNGRDPIALPGGPPRTWLADGDEVVITATAPAADGSRFSLGEVRGRIRPA, from the coding sequence GTGACGACCGCGCCGCAGCCCACGTCCGTCCCGCCGCCGGGACTCGCACTCGGCGCCGTCGGCGGGGCCGGCCGCCCCGGCAGCTCCCGGATCGCCTGCCCGCTGCCCGACGGCGGCCTGCTCGACGTCGGCTCGCTGGCCACGGCCCAGCGCGGCCCGTTCCCCGACCTGCTGACGGCGCCCAACCTGGACCGCCTGCTCGACGCCGGGGCACCGGTCTGGCGCGAGGTCGTCGACTGGCTGCGGAGCTGGCGCGACGACCACGAGAAGGCCGTCGCGCACCGGCTGCCCGCCGAGGGACTGGTCCCGGTCCTGCCGTTCACCGTCGCCGACTACGTCGACTTCTACGCCTGCGAGCAGCACGCGCGCAACGCCGGGTTGATCTTCCGGCCGGACGCGGAGCCGCTCACGCCCAACTGGGGCCACATGCCCGTCGGGTACCACGGGCGGGCCGGGACCGTGCGGGTCAGCGGGAGCCCGGTGACCCGGCCGGCCGGTCAGCGCGCCGCGGGCGACTTCGGCCCGACCCGGGCCCTGGACGTCGAGGCCGAGCTCGGGTTCGTCCTCGGCGGCCCGGTGCCCGGCCCGGTCCCGGTGGACGACGCCGGCGACCACGTCTTCGGCGTCGTGCTGCTCAACGACTGGTCGGCCCGCGACGTCCAGGGTTTCGAGAGCCGCCCGCTCGGGCCGCACCTGGGCAAGTCGTTCGCCACCTCGATCTCGGCCTGGGTGACCCCGATCGGCGAGCTCGACGCCGCCCGGGTGCCGCTGCCGGAGCACCGCGACCCGGCGTTGCCCCACCTCACCCCGCGCGAGCCGGCCCGGGGGCTCGACGTGGCCCTGTCGGTGTACCTGAACGGGCACCGGATCGCCGACCCGCCCGCGGCGGACCTGTACTGGTCGGCCGAGCAGATGGTGGCCCACCTGACGTCGAACGGGGCGTCGCTGCGGGCCGGTGACCTGCTCGGGTCCGGCACCGTGTCGGGCCCGGACCGCGACGGGTTCGGGTCCCTGCTGGAGCTGTCCTGGAACGGCCGCGACCCGATCGCGCTGCCCGGTGGCCCGCCCCGCACCTGGCTGGCTGACGGCGACGAGGTCGTCATCACCGCGACCGCCCCCGCCGCCGACGGTTCCCGGTTCTCCCTCGGCGAGGTGCGCGGCCGGATCCGGCCGGCCTGA
- a CDS encoding DUF2867 domain-containing protein, translating to MRVRNVHVREIAAPAEAAGALLADLGGPRDVLWPSPQWAAIELDQPLRIGSGGGHGPIRYHVTDLVPGRRIGFTVEPGIGLRGTHTFTVEPLGPQRCLLRHEIDGHATGAMRLHWVLVVRWLHDAVVEDLLDRAERALGTGPGRANRWSPWVRLVRGLSERPVVRAVPVPVGGLLDPAGADAADAFAVDLQRGLPVDPQRWADAVFRDPPPVVLALLGLRQLLVGLAGIERGTGAEFDTCERGDGEVLLGADAGHLDFRCVVRREPDRLVVATGVWLHGFRGRLYWAVVRRFHPPVVRAMLRRAVRRARVGDAVPAG from the coding sequence ATGCGGGTGCGGAACGTGCACGTTCGGGAGATCGCGGCCCCGGCGGAGGCCGCCGGAGCGCTGCTGGCGGACCTCGGTGGCCCCCGGGACGTCCTGTGGCCGTCCCCGCAGTGGGCCGCGATCGAGCTGGACCAGCCGCTGCGGATCGGTTCGGGCGGCGGGCACGGCCCGATCCGGTACCACGTCACCGATCTCGTGCCCGGCCGCCGGATCGGGTTCACCGTCGAACCGGGGATCGGGTTGCGGGGCACGCACACGTTCACCGTCGAGCCGCTGGGGCCGCAGCGCTGCCTGCTCCGGCACGAGATCGACGGCCACGCCACCGGAGCGATGCGGCTGCACTGGGTGCTGGTGGTCCGGTGGCTGCACGACGCGGTGGTCGAGGACCTCCTCGACCGGGCCGAACGGGCGCTCGGCACCGGTCCGGGCCGGGCGAACCGCTGGTCACCGTGGGTGCGGCTGGTGCGCGGACTGTCCGAGCGGCCCGTCGTGCGCGCGGTCCCGGTGCCGGTCGGCGGTCTGCTGGACCCGGCCGGGGCCGACGCGGCGGACGCGTTCGCCGTCGACCTGCAGCGCGGGCTCCCCGTGGACCCGCAGCGCTGGGCGGACGCCGTCTTCCGCGATCCACCGCCGGTCGTGCTCGCCCTGCTGGGACTGCGGCAGCTGCTGGTCGGGCTGGCCGGGATCGAGCGCGGCACCGGCGCCGAGTTCGACACCTGCGAACGGGGCGACGGCGAGGTCCTCCTCGGCGCCGACGCGGGGCACCTGGACTTCCGGTGCGTCGTCCGCCGGGAACCGGACCGGCTGGTGGTCGCGACGGGGGTGTGGCTGCACGGGTTCCGCGGCCGTCTCTACTGGGCGGTGGTCCGGCGCTTCCACCCCCCGGTGGTGCGGGCGATGCTGCGCCGTGCCGTGCGCCGCGCCCGTGTCGGCGACGCGGTGCCGGCCGGGTGA
- a CDS encoding MerR family transcriptional regulator → MSAPATPDEELLTVDQLAERTGVSVRTIRFYAGRGLIRAPRLRGRTGLYDAGHRARLELVSELTALGFTLAAIEKLLARVPLDAGPEELALHRALLTPWVPEHPEEIGYAELDQRAGRHLTAEDLSTLENLGALTRRAGTVRVHGEISLATALDALDSGLPPELWQRAQATIERHTAALAEDLMALFQDEVLQPYRDRGHPATERGQLAAALSRLKPITVQGVVATFGRAVNRTIRQRVDDSTDDGTASTDRADGGTGSGTDGGTGRATG, encoded by the coding sequence ATGTCCGCACCGGCCACTCCCGACGAGGAGCTCCTCACCGTCGACCAGCTCGCCGAGCGGACCGGCGTCTCGGTACGGACGATCCGGTTCTACGCCGGCCGCGGCCTCATCCGCGCGCCGCGGCTGCGCGGCCGGACCGGCCTCTACGACGCCGGTCACCGAGCCCGTCTCGAACTGGTCAGCGAGCTCACCGCACTGGGCTTCACGCTGGCCGCCATCGAGAAACTGCTGGCCAGGGTGCCGCTGGACGCCGGCCCCGAGGAGCTGGCGCTGCACCGGGCGCTGCTCACGCCGTGGGTCCCGGAGCATCCCGAGGAGATCGGGTACGCCGAGCTGGACCAGCGCGCGGGCCGGCACCTCACCGCCGAGGACCTGTCCACACTGGAGAACCTGGGCGCGCTGACCCGCCGCGCGGGCACGGTCCGGGTACACGGCGAGATCTCGCTGGCCACCGCGCTCGACGCCCTGGACTCCGGCCTGCCGCCGGAGCTGTGGCAGCGCGCCCAGGCCACGATCGAGCGGCACACCGCGGCGCTGGCCGAGGACCTGATGGCGCTGTTCCAGGACGAGGTGCTGCAGCCCTACCGCGACCGCGGGCACCCGGCGACCGAGCGCGGACAGCTGGCCGCGGCGCTGTCCCGGCTCAAGCCGATCACGGTGCAGGGAGTCGTCGCCACGTTCGGCCGGGCGGTGAACCGGACGATCCGCCAGCGCGTGGACGACAGCACCGACGACGGCACCGCCAGCACCGACAGAGCCGACGGCGGCACCGGCAGTGGCACCGACGGCGGCACGGGCCGCGCGACGGGCTGA